The Pseudarthrobacter sp. NS4 genome includes a window with the following:
- a CDS encoding S8 family serine peptidase, which yields MSLRKRLECSIGVVLVVTAAVTLMAPPAMASTPTVAVDPLLWPGGNDKVLPSVSGTSQTPAPAPIPASAPSAEVLAPGPLIPVIEAPKETAGKGTAPTAAPLAGDSSRYLVSFHKGASVAEEAKSLRSQGVGVERTFSAAVQAAVITATKEQAASLAHSARVSAIELDAPVSLYETQQSPPWGLDRIDQESLPFSGTFTPPATGSGVNVYVIDTGVLAAHTDFGGRVTAGWTAIVDGRGSSDCNGHGTHVAGTIAGKSYGVAKAATIIPVRALACDGSGFYSDVIAGLDWIASHHAEGTPAVVNLSLGGPVSAVLDAAVRGVISDGVTAVVAAGNAAIDACNASPARVPEALTVAASDSSDRQASFSNHGSCVDLYAPGVGIQSAVHTSTTAIATMSGTSMASPHAAGAAAVALSLTPGSTPAGITTELTSAAISGLITNTSAGTPNRLLNTGTVPRLLAPSAAARDFTGDGMADLTARDTNGTLWTYPGTGTGLFGWRIKVGEGWNVMTAISAAGDLTGDGKPDLTARDTNGTLWTYPGTGTGLFGWRIKVGEGWNVMTAISAAGDLTGDGKPDLTARDTNGTLWTYPGTGTGLYDSRIKVGDGWNVMTAIS from the coding sequence ATGTCATTACGGAAACGCCTCGAGTGCTCGATTGGCGTCGTACTGGTTGTGACGGCTGCTGTTACGCTCATGGCCCCTCCGGCTATGGCAAGCACCCCGACGGTGGCGGTCGATCCGCTCCTCTGGCCCGGAGGAAACGACAAAGTGCTCCCGTCTGTCTCCGGCACGTCCCAGACACCGGCGCCGGCGCCTATCCCCGCGTCTGCCCCCTCTGCCGAGGTTCTCGCACCTGGACCGCTGATTCCCGTAATAGAGGCACCGAAAGAGACCGCTGGTAAGGGCACAGCCCCAACTGCCGCCCCCTTGGCCGGTGACAGTAGCCGGTACCTGGTCAGCTTCCATAAAGGTGCCAGCGTAGCTGAGGAGGCCAAGTCCCTACGCTCACAGGGGGTTGGCGTGGAAAGGACCTTCTCCGCAGCGGTACAGGCAGCGGTCATCACCGCCACCAAAGAACAGGCTGCCTCCCTGGCCCACTCTGCCCGGGTGTCCGCCATCGAACTCGACGCTCCCGTTTCCCTATACGAGACCCAGCAGTCGCCACCGTGGGGCCTGGACAGAATTGACCAGGAGTCACTCCCGTTCTCTGGCACCTTCACGCCACCAGCCACCGGATCGGGCGTGAATGTGTACGTTATCGACACTGGCGTGTTGGCTGCCCATACTGATTTCGGTGGCCGGGTAACTGCGGGCTGGACTGCAATTGTCGACGGCCGGGGCAGCAGCGACTGCAACGGCCACGGCACCCATGTGGCCGGAACCATCGCCGGAAAGTCCTATGGGGTAGCCAAAGCGGCCACCATCATTCCCGTGCGTGCCCTCGCCTGCGACGGCTCGGGCTTCTACTCCGACGTCATCGCTGGCCTTGACTGGATAGCGTCCCACCATGCTGAAGGAACACCCGCCGTGGTCAACCTCAGCCTTGGCGGTCCCGTCAGCGCTGTGTTGGACGCTGCTGTCCGGGGAGTCATCAGCGACGGCGTTACAGCTGTCGTGGCTGCCGGCAACGCCGCGATCGACGCCTGCAACGCTTCCCCGGCGCGGGTGCCTGAAGCCCTGACTGTCGCAGCGAGCGATTCCTCGGATCGACAGGCATCGTTCTCAAATCACGGGAGCTGTGTGGACCTGTACGCGCCCGGCGTCGGCATTCAGTCCGCTGTCCACACCTCGACGACGGCGATAGCCACAATGAGCGGGACCTCCATGGCGTCTCCGCACGCTGCAGGTGCTGCCGCCGTTGCCTTGTCCTTGACGCCTGGATCGACGCCGGCAGGGATAACTACCGAATTGACCTCCGCGGCTATTTCCGGTCTTATCACAAACACCTCAGCCGGTACCCCTAATCGCCTGCTCAACACCGGAACAGTCCCCCGATTGTTGGCTCCCTCTGCGGCAGCAAGGGACTTTACCGGCGACGGCATGGCCGACCTCACCGCCCGCGACACCAACGGCACCCTCTGGACCTACCCCGGCACCGGAACCGGCCTCTTCGGCTGGCGCATCAAAGTCGGCGAAGGCTGGAACGTCATGACCGCCATCAGCGCCGCCGGAGACCTCACCGGCGACGGCAAACCCGACCTCACCGCCCGCGACACCAACGGCACCCTCTGGACCTACCCCGGCACCGGAACCGGCCTCTTCGGCTGGCGCATCAAAGTCGGCGAAGGCTGGAACGTCATGACCGCCATCAGCGCCGCCGGAGACCTCACCGGAGACGGCAAACCCGACCTCACCGCCCGCGACACCAACGGCACCCTCTGGACCTACCCCGGCACCGGAACCGGCCTCTACGACTCCCGCATCAAAGTCGGCGACGGCTGGAACGTCATGACCGCCATCAGCTAA
- a CDS encoding DUF47 domain-containing protein produces the protein MKLRLFPQEPAGLTLLAQMAQQIVHASGTLAEILGVPAAEHGKLVEDMHNHEAKSAELHFALLTHMRTSFVNPLPREDMYALSRYLNEAMEKMDAAAELVALYKLERLPKRATDQLEIISRQAELTVEAMRQLNNLDDLEDYWIEILRLAKRAERTHRVWVADMIKDMKWAQYSRNRDIANQLVEVTKDMRRIATQVGSIIVKES, from the coding sequence GTGAAGCTGCGCCTTTTTCCCCAGGAGCCCGCCGGGCTGACCCTCCTCGCACAGATGGCACAGCAGATCGTGCACGCCAGCGGCACTCTGGCGGAAATCCTCGGCGTCCCTGCAGCCGAGCACGGCAAGCTCGTCGAGGACATGCACAACCACGAGGCCAAGTCCGCCGAACTGCACTTCGCCCTCCTGACCCACATGCGCACCAGCTTCGTGAACCCGCTCCCCCGCGAGGACATGTACGCCCTTTCCCGCTACCTCAACGAGGCCATGGAAAAGATGGACGCCGCCGCGGAGCTCGTGGCCCTGTACAAGCTGGAGCGGCTGCCCAAGCGTGCAACTGACCAGCTGGAAATCATCAGCAGGCAGGCCGAGCTGACTGTGGAGGCCATGCGCCAGCTGAACAACCTCGATGACCTGGAGGACTACTGGATCGAAATCCTGCGCCTGGCCAAACGGGCCGAACGGACGCATCGGGTGTGGGTGGCGGACATGATCAAGGACATGAAATGGGCCCAGTATTCCCGCAACCGGGATATTGCCAACCAGCTGGTGGAGGTCACCAAGGACATGCGGCGGATTGCCACCCAGGTGGGCAGCATCATCGTCAAGGAATCCTGA
- a CDS encoding inorganic phosphate transporter, which produces MTPLIFGAVVLLAGGFAFLNGFRDASTSVAVATRTRALTPSVAVLLAAFFNFIGALLSATLAVAVSQHWITLPPGTDGLNIVVAGLASAFAWGLLMWWRGIPASSTHALVGGLAGAGLASLAVGGTGVGGVDQSLLFQVVLPLVLSPLVAYSGAFLLVYPATWAARHTQPNVVNQRFRRSQAIASGAVAFGHGLQDGQRISAVLLLSLLAAGYSDGGTIPLWVALLSAVMISAGTLFGGWRISQTIGYKMTRIDPLRGSVAQILSSVMLLVGAIGLHWPLSTTHTVTSAVLGAGENQHFSVTNRRLVIRIVGLWALTPAATAGLAFVLALALSPLGS; this is translated from the coding sequence GTGACACCACTCATCTTCGGCGCGGTGGTCCTGCTGGCCGGCGGGTTTGCTTTCCTCAACGGCTTCCGCGACGCTTCCACCTCCGTGGCTGTCGCCACCCGCACCAGGGCGCTCACCCCCAGCGTCGCTGTGCTGCTGGCCGCCTTCTTCAACTTCATCGGCGCCCTGCTGAGTGCCACCCTGGCGGTGGCCGTCAGCCAGCACTGGATTACCCTGCCGCCCGGCACGGACGGCCTCAACATTGTGGTTGCCGGGCTGGCGAGCGCCTTCGCCTGGGGGCTGCTGATGTGGTGGCGCGGCATCCCCGCGTCCTCCACCCACGCCCTGGTGGGAGGCCTGGCCGGCGCGGGTCTTGCCAGCCTTGCAGTGGGTGGCACGGGCGTGGGCGGGGTGGACCAGTCACTGCTGTTCCAGGTGGTCCTCCCACTGGTCCTGTCCCCGCTGGTGGCCTACAGCGGCGCGTTCCTGCTGGTCTACCCGGCCACCTGGGCGGCCCGCCATACCCAGCCCAATGTGGTGAACCAGCGCTTCCGCCGCAGCCAGGCCATCGCGTCGGGGGCCGTCGCCTTCGGTCACGGCCTGCAGGACGGCCAGCGGATCAGCGCGGTCCTGTTGCTGTCCCTGTTGGCCGCAGGCTATTCCGACGGCGGGACCATCCCCCTGTGGGTTGCCCTGCTTTCGGCCGTGATGATCTCGGCAGGAACGCTCTTTGGCGGCTGGCGGATTTCGCAAACCATTGGGTACAAAATGACCCGTATTGATCCGCTGCGGGGCTCCGTGGCGCAGATTCTCAGCTCCGTGATGCTGCTCGTGGGCGCCATCGGGCTTCACTGGCCGCTGTCCACCACCCACACCGTCACCTCAGCCGTCCTGGGGGCGGGTGAGAACCAGCATTTCTCGGTGACCAACCGCAGGCTGGTGATCCGGATCGTGGGCCTCTGGGCGCTGACTCCGGCCGCCACAGCCGGACTGGCGTTCGTCCTGGCGCTGGCCCTCTCCCCGCTGGGCAGCTGA